In Halanaerobiales bacterium, the sequence AGTGATATAACTAATAATTTTTTCAACTTTATTTCCCCCTTATATTGTTTGTTTTGATAATTTAGAAAATTCTATACAACTAAATAAAGAATATTTAAATTTATATCACTCTCCTTTCAAAAAATATATAAGTATTTATAACTGAAATTTTTTGAATAATATATATTTTTGCAATTATAATATAACTTAAATTAGTTACAAGCCAGTTACATAATATATATTTCAGTATTAATCATAAAATACCTTTTTATACTTCAATTTACCATAATTTTATTTCATTGGCTTTTTTACGTAATTCATCTCTAAAATCTGGATGAGCAATATTAATCATAGCATCCACTCTATCTCTAATACTCTTTCCTTTTAGATGTGCTACACCGTATTCAGTTACTATATAATCAATATCATTTCTTCCTAAAGTTACCTTTGAACCTGCTGGTAACTCAGCTAATATTGTTGAAATTTCTCCATCTTTAGCTGTAGATCTTAAGGCAATAATACCTTTGCCTCCTTCTGATCTTTGGGCACCACGATGAGTATCTACCTGACCTCCAGTCCCACTATAATGTTTATTTCCAATAGCTTCTGAACAAACCTGGCCAGTCAAATCAACCTGTAAAGCTGTATTAACACTTACCATTTTATGATTTTGCCCAATAATACAGGGGTCATTGGTTACACTACCCTGTTGAAATTCAACTGCTAAATTAGTATCTATAAAATCATATAATTTTTTGGTACCCATAGCAAATGTTCCTACCATTTTTCCCTTCCATAATGTTTTCTTTTGATTTGTTATTACCCCTTCTTTAAATAAATCAACCATACCATCAGTAAACATTTCAGTGTGTACACCTAAATCTTTTTTGTTTTTTAAAGAATGAGCAATAGCATTTGGAATACCGCCAATACCTAACTGAAGTGTAGAACCATCTTCAATCATTTTTGCAACATGTTCTCCTATTTGCTTTTCTTCTTCACCTGGTTCAATCGGTGGAACTTCAATTAAAGGAGTTGTATTTTCCACTAGATGATCGACCTGGGAAATATGCACCTGAGTATCTCCTAAAGTCCATGGTAAATTTTCATTAATTTC encodes:
- a CDS encoding acetyl-CoA hydrolase/transferase C-terminal domain-containing protein, producing MNVSKKYQEKLITIPEAVSKVKSNQKVVTAMAASEPQGLLHELENRSDELENVNIVSCLMMGDYNFLEPKMKGTFLNETWFYGPADRKNHKHGNVTYIPNNLHEAGMKKLENDDLNIFWGTATPMDENGFFSLSLGLTYEKMMIEDENTIVVLEINENLPWTLGDTQVHISQVDHLVENTTPLIEVPPIEPGEEEKQIGEHVAKMIEDGSTLQLGIGGIPNAIAHSLKNKKDLGVHTEMFTDGMVDLFKEGVITNQKKTLWKGKMVGTFAMGTKKLYDFIDTNLAVEFQQGSVTNDPCIIGQNHKMVSVNTALQVDLTGQVCSEAIGNKHYSGTGGQVDTHRGAQRSEGGKGIIALRSTAKDGEISTILAELPAGSKVTLGRNDIDYIVTEYGVAHLKGKSIRDRVDAMINIAHPDFRDELRKKANEIKLW